A stretch of the Haloarcula ordinaria genome encodes the following:
- a CDS encoding ATP-NAD kinase family protein — protein sequence MRRIGVVVNPIAGMGGRVGLKGTDGKVAEAREKGAEPRAPDRARAALESLAEVGDGITLVTYGDPMGASLVRDAGFEADVVGKPRNEDETTSEDTRAAVRAFVDAGVDAILFVGGDGTAVDVAETLDALADETPILGVPAGVKVYSSVFGVSPRAAGRIVASFSETERAEVNDIDEDAFRGGEVVTELRAVATVPVAEQRQSAKQLGGGTVETLAEGVADSVEAGVTYVLGPGSTVGAIKDALGFEGTTLGVDVWRDGEVLVEDAAEADILDILGERNVIVVSPIGGQGFVFGRGNQQLSPAVIRQCDLEVVASRRKLDDIGTLRVDTGDEALDEALRGWLKVRVGRHERRLVEVR from the coding sequence ATGCGACGAATCGGTGTCGTGGTCAACCCAATCGCCGGGATGGGCGGCCGCGTCGGACTGAAGGGGACCGACGGGAAAGTAGCCGAGGCACGCGAGAAAGGGGCCGAACCGCGAGCGCCCGACAGAGCACGCGCCGCGCTGGAGTCGCTCGCCGAGGTCGGCGACGGGATAACGCTGGTGACCTACGGCGACCCGATGGGAGCGTCGCTCGTCCGGGACGCCGGGTTCGAGGCCGACGTCGTCGGCAAACCGCGGAACGAAGACGAGACGACCAGCGAGGACACGAGGGCGGCCGTCAGAGCCTTCGTTGACGCCGGCGTCGACGCGATTCTGTTCGTGGGCGGCGACGGCACGGCCGTCGACGTGGCCGAGACGCTCGATGCGCTGGCCGACGAGACGCCGATTCTCGGTGTGCCGGCCGGCGTGAAGGTGTACTCGTCGGTGTTCGGCGTCTCGCCGCGGGCGGCCGGCCGCATCGTCGCCTCGTTCTCGGAGACCGAACGCGCCGAGGTCAACGACATCGACGAGGACGCCTTCCGGGGCGGCGAGGTCGTGACGGAGCTCCGCGCGGTCGCGACCGTCCCGGTGGCCGAACAACGCCAGTCGGCCAAGCAGCTCGGCGGTGGCACTGTCGAGACACTCGCTGAGGGCGTCGCCGACAGCGTAGAGGCGGGGGTCACCTACGTGCTCGGTCCAGGCAGCACCGTGGGCGCAATAAAGGACGCACTCGGTTTCGAGGGAACGACGCTAGGTGTCGACGTGTGGCGCGACGGCGAGGTGCTCGTCGAAGACGCCGCCGAAGCCGATATCCTGGACATCCTCGGCGAGCGGAACGTCATCGTCGTCTCGCCCATCGGCGGCCAGGGGTTCGTCTTCGGGCGGGGCAACCAACAGCTCTCGCCAGCTGTCATCCGGCAGTGTGACCTCGAGGTCGTCGCCTCCCGTCGGAAGCTCGACGACATCGGGACCCTACGGGTCGACACCGGCGACGAGGCGCTCGACGAGGCGCTCCGCGGCTGGCTGAAGGTCCGAGTGGGACGCCACGAACGGCGACTCGTCGAGGTTCGATGA
- a CDS encoding competence/damage-inducible protein A, with protein sequence MRVAVVTVGDELLAGETVNTNAAWLGRQLAERGVTVERVTTVPDRLADIARVVNEYHAEYDAVVVTGGLGPTHDDMTIDGVAAAFGRDVIESEEALTWLEENGGYTRDDLTDGTGDVPEGARVLPNHEGVAPGCVVENCYVLPGVPGEMKRMFEEVADEFSGQPRYVATVDAAEPESALLDRLAAVQEAFPVKVGSYPGENVRVRFEGPEEDDVEAAAAWLRDRVEPADTQ encoded by the coding sequence ATGCGTGTCGCGGTAGTAACGGTCGGCGACGAACTGCTCGCCGGTGAGACGGTCAACACGAACGCGGCCTGGCTGGGTCGACAGCTCGCGGAGCGTGGCGTCACCGTCGAGCGAGTGACGACGGTGCCGGACCGCCTCGCCGACATCGCTCGCGTCGTCAACGAGTATCACGCGGAGTACGACGCCGTCGTCGTCACCGGCGGCCTCGGCCCGACGCACGACGATATGACCATCGACGGCGTCGCCGCGGCGTTCGGTCGCGACGTGATCGAAAGCGAGGAGGCGCTGACGTGGCTCGAAGAGAACGGCGGCTACACCCGCGACGACCTGACCGACGGGACGGGCGACGTGCCAGAGGGGGCGCGCGTGCTGCCGAACCACGAGGGCGTCGCCCCCGGCTGCGTCGTCGAGAACTGCTACGTACTCCCGGGCGTGCCCGGCGAGATGAAACGGATGTTCGAGGAGGTCGCAGACGAGTTCTCGGGACAGCCCCGGTACGTCGCCACGGTCGACGCCGCGGAGCCAGAGAGTGCGCTCCTGGACCGCCTCGCGGCAGTCCAGGAGGCGTTCCCGGTGAAGGTGGGGAGCTACCCGGGCGAGAACGTCCGGGTCCGGTTCGAGGGGCCCGAAGAGGACGACGTCGAGGCGGCCGCGGCGTGGCTGCGGGACCGCGTCGAGCCGGCAGACACCCAGTGA
- a CDS encoding DUF5803 family protein translates to MKRRHLALFGLVALLALSGCTALFGPQESDPARLNQNASYEWETPEDATLVVDRSSYTAVYDVRNNSTFEVYTRDGLGREQSVPIRALRFRYDNGTVISAANSSMSATEGGRRTEIQFPGNVTGEVAFTAPRLGKTFATPTLVDGGSYAITLPPDGRVGIPLLSQVSPGSDARSVENDRQTIRWEEVTTRGLSVRYYLQRDLLIFGGLTIVAIIVGTGGVLYYYRQLQEVKRRRKEAGIDLEEEDHDDDPRDRGPPPGMR, encoded by the coding sequence ATGAAACGGCGTCACCTCGCTCTCTTCGGTCTGGTCGCACTGCTCGCCCTCTCGGGCTGTACCGCGCTCTTCGGCCCCCAGGAGTCCGACCCTGCGCGGCTGAACCAGAACGCGAGTTACGAGTGGGAGACGCCGGAAGACGCGACGCTCGTCGTCGACCGGTCGTCCTACACCGCCGTCTACGACGTGCGGAACAACTCGACGTTCGAGGTGTACACCCGCGACGGGTTGGGGCGCGAGCAGTCGGTACCCATCCGCGCGCTCCGCTTTCGCTACGACAACGGGACGGTTATCAGCGCGGCCAACTCCTCGATGAGCGCCACCGAGGGCGGCCGACGGACCGAGATACAGTTCCCAGGCAACGTCACCGGCGAGGTGGCGTTCACCGCGCCCCGCCTGGGCAAGACGTTCGCGACGCCGACGCTCGTCGACGGGGGATCCTACGCCATCACGCTCCCGCCGGACGGTCGCGTCGGCATCCCGCTGCTCTCGCAGGTCAGCCCCGGGAGCGACGCGAGGTCCGTCGAGAACGACCGACAGACGATTCGGTGGGAGGAGGTCACCACGCGGGGACTCAGTGTCCGATACTACCTGCAGCGTGACCTGCTCATCTTCGGCGGCCTGACCATCGTCGCCATCATCGTCGGCACCGGCGGGGTGCTGTACTACTATCGGCAACTCCAGGAGGTCAAGCGCCGCCGGAAGGAGGCCGGCATCGACCTGGAAGAGGAGGACCACGACGACGACCCCCGAGACCGCGGCCCGCCGCCCGGAATGCGGTAG
- a CDS encoding DUF2110 family protein, translating to MVVLGTKVYVTGDARQRALDSLRSLVDNEFGDLDVSFDVGHREDDFPSVTVDGADATVARNLLREEFGELVTSHEDGETYVGTLDSWDDDGFVLDVGFGQTVRIPPEGMNLGQGSPAQIRKRFGIVQHMPLRFVAGDEPRLADEEVDRLYDWSRGNGRVNANSVTRSQARATVNRAGHAQDIVTVERIGLLEQSIICNPDTDAPGLLADIGRFMKSELLAVVP from the coding sequence ATGGTCGTTCTCGGAACGAAGGTGTACGTGACGGGCGACGCCCGACAGCGCGCACTCGACAGCCTGCGGTCGCTGGTGGACAACGAGTTCGGCGACCTCGACGTCTCGTTCGACGTCGGCCATCGGGAGGACGACTTCCCCAGCGTCACCGTCGACGGCGCAGACGCGACGGTGGCCCGGAACCTCCTGCGCGAGGAGTTCGGCGAACTGGTCACGTCCCACGAGGACGGCGAGACGTACGTCGGAACACTCGACTCGTGGGACGACGACGGGTTCGTCTTAGACGTCGGGTTCGGGCAGACGGTCCGGATTCCACCCGAGGGCATGAATCTCGGTCAGGGGTCGCCGGCGCAGATTCGCAAGCGGTTCGGCATCGTCCAGCACATGCCGCTGCGGTTCGTCGCCGGTGACGAGCCCCGCCTGGCCGACGAGGAGGTCGACCGGCTCTACGACTGGTCGCGCGGGAACGGACGGGTAAACGCCAACAGCGTCACCCGCTCGCAGGCCCGCGCGACGGTCAACCGCGCCGGCCACGCCCAGGACATCGTCACCGTCGAGCGAATCGGGCTGCTGGAACAGAGCATCATCTGCAACCCCGACACCGACGCACCGGGACTGCTGGCCGACATCGGCCGGTTCATGAAGTCGGAGCTGCTCGCAGTCGTCCCCTGA
- the tfe gene encoding transcription factor E has translation MAFEDLLEDPVIQKYLHELVGPKGMPVAAAPPDGEVTDEELAEELGLELNDVRRALFILYENDLATYRRLRDEDSGWLTYLWTFEYDKIPEQLEEELYRLLEGLEDRRQYERDNEFYLCEHCGIRFEFGEAMEFGFSCPDCGNQVEAMENTRLVTAMEDRIEQLRDELNVDSVEA, from the coding sequence ATGGCTTTCGAGGATCTTCTAGAGGACCCCGTGATACAGAAATACCTCCACGAGTTGGTGGGACCGAAGGGGATGCCGGTCGCCGCCGCGCCGCCGGACGGCGAAGTGACCGACGAGGAACTGGCCGAGGAGCTCGGGCTCGAACTCAACGACGTTCGCCGAGCGCTCTTCATCCTGTACGAGAACGACCTGGCGACGTATCGCCGCCTCCGCGACGAGGACTCCGGGTGGCTCACGTACCTCTGGACGTTCGAGTACGACAAGATTCCGGAACAGCTCGAAGAGGAGCTCTACCGCCTGCTGGAGGGGCTCGAGGACCGCCGCCAGTACGAGCGGGACAACGAGTTCTACCTCTGTGAGCACTGTGGCATCCGCTTCGAGTTCGGCGAGGCGATGGAGTTCGGCTTCTCCTGTCCCGACTGTGGCAACCAGGTCGAAGCGATGGAGAACACGCGCCTCGTGACGGCGATGGAGGACCGTATCGAGCAGCTGCGGGACGAACTGAACGTCGATAGCGTGGAAGCCTGA
- a CDS encoding tRNA (cytidine(56)-2'-O)-methyltransferase, with translation MRGTESVTVLRLGHRPGRDERMTTHVGLTARALGADRVVMAGSASSRTDTIVDITDRFGGPFDVETTEEPKRYIRAFEGAVVHLTMYGEPIQEVEDDIRAAHDDGPLLVVVGAEKVPFEVYERADWNVGVTNQPHSEVASLAVFLDRLYEGAELDREWEDADRVVVPKATGKRVVDPEDAGDEQS, from the coding sequence ATGAGGGGCACCGAGTCGGTCACAGTGCTCAGACTGGGCCACCGACCCGGGCGCGACGAGCGGATGACGACCCACGTCGGCCTCACGGCCCGCGCCCTGGGTGCCGACCGGGTCGTGATGGCCGGGTCGGCCAGCTCGCGGACCGACACTATCGTCGACATCACGGACCGCTTCGGTGGCCCCTTCGACGTCGAGACGACCGAGGAACCGAAGCGTTACATCCGGGCCTTCGAAGGCGCGGTAGTCCACCTGACGATGTACGGTGAACCGATTCAGGAGGTCGAGGACGACATCCGTGCGGCCCACGACGATGGCCCTCTGCTCGTCGTCGTGGGGGCCGAGAAGGTCCCCTTCGAGGTGTACGAACGCGCCGACTGGAACGTGGGCGTCACCAACCAGCCCCATTCGGAGGTCGCCTCGCTGGCCGTCTTCCTCGACCGCCTCTACGAGGGGGCCGAACTCGACCGCGAGTGGGAGGACGCCGACCGCGTGGTCGTTCCGAAGGCGACCGGCAAACGGGTCGTCGACCCCGAGGACGCCGGCGACGAGCAATCGTGA
- a CDS encoding DsbA family protein yields the protein MTRPTRRDVLATGVALAGATAGCLSQGSDGGQSPSTTPTGETLPTPVAGDPDADVTVAVFEDYACPHCQTYSVEVYPQIAEAFLAGGAVRYEFHDFPIPVDEAVSWQAASAARAVQDAAGDAAFFTYSKRLFENQASLGPEAYAELTDGLNVDGEPVRQAAVDEQYRPTVAADRQAGIDSGVEGTPTVFVNGDPVEWREIAFEPVRDAIESARGT from the coding sequence ATGACCCGACCGACTCGCCGTGACGTGCTCGCCACCGGCGTCGCGCTGGCCGGGGCGACGGCCGGCTGCCTCTCCCAGGGGAGCGATGGCGGCCAGTCGCCGTCCACGACGCCCACCGGCGAGACGCTTCCGACCCCCGTCGCGGGCGACCCGGACGCCGACGTCACTGTGGCCGTCTTCGAGGACTACGCCTGTCCGCACTGCCAGACCTACTCGGTCGAAGTGTACCCACAAATAGCGGAAGCGTTCCTCGCGGGCGGGGCCGTCAGATACGAGTTCCACGACTTCCCAATCCCGGTCGACGAGGCGGTATCCTGGCAGGCAGCGAGCGCCGCGCGAGCCGTCCAGGACGCCGCCGGCGACGCCGCGTTTTTCACCTACAGCAAGCGGCTCTTCGAGAACCAGGCCAGCCTCGGGCCGGAGGCCTACGCCGAGCTGACCGACGGGCTCAACGTCGACGGTGAGCCGGTCCGCCAGGCCGCGGTCGACGAGCAGTACCGCCCCACGGTAGCCGCCGACCGACAGGCCGGCATCGACAGCGGCGTCGAAGGGACGCCGACCGTCTTCGTAAACGGTGACCCCGTCGAGTGGCGGGAAATCGCCTTCGAACCGGTGCGTGATGCCATCGAGTCAGCGAGGGGCACATGA
- a CDS encoding NAD-dependent epimerase/dehydratase family protein, translated as MTSSSRRIVVTGGAGFIGSHLVDRLVGDNDVIVADDGSNGRVEWVDDGASFVDGDLTDADVVAEAITPDVDMVVHLAASKLVDTDDPRKQFEDNSEITYNILERMDDVGVEDLVFTSSSTVYGEAPRPTPEDYAPLEPISVYGATKLAEESLVSTYAHSHDIQSWVFRFANIVGPRLLGAVIPDFIEKLRADPETLTILGDGRQEKSYMHVDECLDAMLYAVEHAEKDHNVFNLGTRTTTSVDRIATIVAEEMGVDPDREYTGGKRGWTGDVPRMRLSVEKLSGLGWEPAQSSDDAVRQTVRELLDEL; from the coding sequence ATGACCAGTTCTTCGCGCCGCATCGTCGTCACGGGTGGCGCAGGGTTCATCGGCTCGCATCTCGTCGACCGGCTGGTCGGCGACAACGACGTCATCGTCGCCGACGACGGCTCCAACGGACGGGTCGAGTGGGTAGACGACGGCGCGTCGTTCGTCGACGGCGACCTCACAGACGCCGACGTCGTCGCCGAGGCCATCACGCCGGACGTGGACATGGTCGTCCACCTCGCGGCGTCGAAGCTCGTCGACACCGACGACCCGCGCAAGCAGTTCGAGGACAACAGCGAAATAACGTACAACATCCTGGAGCGTATGGACGACGTGGGGGTCGAGGACCTCGTGTTTACGTCGTCGTCGACTGTATACGGCGAGGCCCCTCGGCCGACACCTGAGGACTACGCGCCACTGGAGCCCATCAGCGTCTACGGGGCGACCAAACTCGCCGAGGAGTCGCTCGTCTCGACGTACGCCCACAGCCACGACATCCAGTCGTGGGTGTTCCGCTTCGCGAACATCGTCGGCCCGCGGCTCCTTGGGGCCGTCATCCCCGACTTCATCGAGAAACTCCGCGCCGACCCCGAAACGCTGACCATCCTCGGCGACGGCCGGCAAGAGAAGTCCTACATGCACGTCGACGAGTGTCTCGACGCGATGCTGTACGCCGTCGAGCACGCGGAGAAGGACCACAACGTGTTCAACCTGGGGACGCGGACGACGACGTCTGTCGACCGCATCGCGACCATCGTGGCCGAGGAGATGGGCGTCGACCCCGACCGCGAGTACACCGGCGGGAAACGGGGCTGGACCGGCGACGTCCCGCGGATGCGTCTCTCCGTCGAGAAGCTGTCGGGACTCGGGTGGGAACCGGCACAATCGAGCGACGACGCCGTCCGTCAGACGGTTCGGGAACTGCTGGACGAGCTCTGA
- a CDS encoding YbhB/YbcL family Raf kinase inhibitor-like protein has translation MDDLRVTSPAFDDGKRIPEKYGYAAENTNPPLDVDDVPAEAVSLVIVVDDPDATEPAGKVWDHWVVWNIPAERTHIPEGWTPEDAAEGQNDYGETGWGGPNPPDREHTYRFLVYALDAMLDLPQGASKDDVYDAASGHTLAKGELTGTYPA, from the coding sequence ATGGACGACCTGCGAGTGACGAGTCCGGCGTTCGACGACGGGAAGCGCATCCCCGAGAAGTACGGCTACGCCGCCGAAAACACGAACCCCCCACTAGACGTCGATGACGTTCCGGCGGAGGCCGTCTCGCTCGTCATCGTCGTCGACGACCCGGACGCGACGGAACCGGCGGGCAAGGTCTGGGACCACTGGGTGGTCTGGAACATCCCGGCCGAACGGACCCACATCCCGGAGGGCTGGACGCCTGAGGACGCGGCCGAGGGGCAGAACGACTACGGCGAGACCGGGTGGGGCGGCCCGAATCCGCCGGACAGGGAGCACACCTACCGCTTCCTTGTGTACGCGCTGGATGCGATGCTGGACCTCCCGCAAGGAGCGAGCAAGGACGACGTCTACGACGCCGCCAGCGGCCACACGCTCGCGAAGGGCGAACTGACCGGGACGTACCCGGCCTGA
- a CDS encoding DUF2797 domain-containing protein translates to MQVVGYQPRVESPAAIVLEDDGTIRTERLEQGTELAYALGDRHCAGTTDGDVHLACPNDPAPYCPDHTDRWPCARCTGECAKPIDACDEEHAVYLAAFAPDVVKVGVTRSWRLERRLREQGADRAAHLRTVADGRIARQIEADIAVDLGDRVRVPTKVAGFAESVSEPFWDDLMSEYDPLETFDFDYDLDLSDQPIPETLATGTVRGTKGRVAVLENNGSTYAVDLRDLVGYELTESGTDRDLQSSLGAFG, encoded by the coding sequence GTGCAGGTCGTCGGCTACCAGCCACGCGTCGAGTCTCCCGCCGCTATCGTCCTCGAAGACGACGGCACCATCCGTACGGAGCGGCTGGAACAGGGGACCGAGCTCGCGTACGCGCTCGGGGACCGCCACTGCGCGGGGACGACGGACGGCGACGTCCACCTCGCCTGTCCGAACGACCCCGCGCCCTACTGTCCGGACCACACGGACCGGTGGCCCTGTGCGCGGTGCACCGGCGAGTGCGCGAAGCCCATCGACGCCTGCGACGAGGAACACGCCGTCTACCTCGCGGCGTTCGCGCCCGACGTCGTCAAGGTCGGCGTCACGCGTTCCTGGCGACTCGAACGCCGGTTACGGGAGCAGGGTGCGGACCGTGCGGCCCACCTTCGGACGGTCGCTGATGGCCGCATCGCCCGCCAGATAGAGGCCGACATCGCAGTCGACCTGGGCGACCGGGTCCGCGTCCCGACGAAGGTGGCCGGGTTCGCCGAATCCGTGAGTGAGCCGTTCTGGGACGACTTGATGAGCGAATACGACCCGCTAGAGACGTTCGATTTCGACTACGACCTCGACCTGTCCGACCAGCCGATTCCGGAGACGCTGGCAACGGGGACCGTCAGAGGGACCAAGGGGCGGGTCGCAGTGCTCGAGAACAACGGGAGTACGTACGCCGTCGACCTTCGGGACCTCGTCGGCTACGAACTCACCGAGAGCGGGACCGACCGCGACCTCCAGTCGAGTCTCGGTGCGTTCGGGTAG
- a CDS encoding DUF7490 domain-containing protein produces MRREVTLAGAMVLLILAMAAGATAVPDVLTEPDEDIRPSHLDLRETTVNATEVGGETVTLALDSRVAHRGGTARNVTVETRVVDTETGLVATTRRQSLGNVTGEREVSVTTDVTVEREGGYRMETIVYADGERRTTGRTEVRNVDALTPAYAESSVSFHRFENTDVPLRAISYRIESVADNRTTLNVSVYFTNRGDEPAGDLTLRLRARQADSNVIADETRLSVGQIRPGRTETIDAELTVPDGYNYWLDGILQSDGVIVATESAPANLDPQETLELNETRRDVGFQSGDFAEEPERERATEAPEREATIGGSGPGFTAVAALAALLAGTIALARRRL; encoded by the coding sequence GTGAGACGAGAAGTCACACTCGCCGGTGCCATGGTACTGCTCATCCTGGCTATGGCCGCCGGTGCGACAGCAGTCCCCGACGTCCTCACCGAACCCGACGAGGACATCCGCCCGAGCCATCTCGACCTCCGCGAGACAACGGTCAACGCCACCGAGGTCGGTGGTGAGACTGTCACGCTGGCGCTGGATTCGCGGGTGGCCCACCGGGGCGGCACCGCCCGGAACGTCACTGTCGAGACGCGGGTCGTCGACACCGAGACCGGGCTGGTTGCGACGACGCGCCGCCAGTCACTCGGCAACGTCACCGGGGAGCGGGAAGTATCGGTCACGACCGACGTCACCGTCGAGCGCGAGGGCGGCTATCGCATGGAGACCATCGTCTACGCCGACGGCGAACGGCGGACGACCGGTCGGACGGAGGTTCGGAACGTCGACGCGCTCACGCCCGCCTACGCCGAGAGCAGCGTCTCGTTCCACCGCTTCGAGAACACCGACGTGCCGCTGCGCGCCATCTCCTATCGCATCGAGTCCGTCGCTGACAACCGGACCACGCTGAACGTCTCCGTGTACTTCACCAACCGCGGGGACGAACCGGCCGGCGACCTGACGCTCCGCCTGCGCGCCCGACAGGCCGATTCCAACGTAATCGCCGACGAGACACGGCTCTCGGTCGGCCAGATTCGCCCGGGTCGGACCGAGACTATCGACGCCGAGCTCACGGTTCCGGACGGCTACAACTACTGGCTCGACGGCATCCTCCAGTCCGACGGCGTCATCGTCGCGACGGAGAGCGCTCCGGCCAACTTAGACCCACAGGAGACCCTCGAACTCAACGAGACCCGGCGCGACGTCGGCTTCCAGTCCGGCGACTTCGCCGAGGAGCCCGAACGGGAGCGGGCCACCGAAGCACCCGAGAGAGAAGCAACAATTGGCGGGAGCGGCCCCGGGTTCACGGCCGTCGCCGCGCTCGCCGCGCTCCTCGCCGGTACCATCGCACTCGCACGGAGGCGACTATGA
- a CDS encoding helix-turn-helix transcriptional regulator gives MSSAASEADLSEDERAGLELIRESGGIHQSDFWKELDVSSRKGSRIVESLFEQDFIQREETVYNGHNTYYLTPAARDLDFSLLMAGDQLSPFIGDEEVDPHDDTFSQWIMNLAYER, from the coding sequence ATGAGCTCGGCAGCGTCGGAGGCGGACCTCTCTGAAGACGAACGGGCAGGGCTAGAACTCATCCGCGAGTCGGGCGGTATCCACCAGAGCGACTTCTGGAAGGAACTCGACGTCTCGTCGCGGAAGGGGAGTCGGATCGTCGAGTCCCTCTTCGAGCAGGACTTCATCCAGCGGGAGGAGACGGTGTACAACGGGCACAACACCTACTACCTCACGCCGGCGGCCAGGGACCTGGACTTCTCGCTGCTGATGGCCGGCGACCAACTTTCCCCGTTCATCGGCGACGAGGAGGTCGACCCCCACGACGACACCTTCTCGCAGTGGATCATGAACCTCGCCTACGAGCGCTGA
- a CDS encoding NRDE family protein — MCTIVLAWQVFPDTPVAFGANRDERLDRPSEPPRERQWGARVIAPADEEAEGTWVGYNEHGVLAAITNRWVDADLAAERSRGLLVRDAFGHQNAESAAQAVEQAVREAEYDGFNLLLVDEDAAVLLEWDGQLAVRTLEPGVHVVVNVGADGDYRIPGHRPEVGERQAANADRLRDHLQVEPGEDAETWLDRAADAIGDHDFGVCVHGDGFGTRSSSLVTLGADRTYRFADGPPCETPYRPVESHI; from the coding sequence GTGTGTACAATCGTCCTCGCGTGGCAGGTGTTCCCCGACACGCCAGTCGCGTTCGGTGCGAACCGCGACGAGCGACTGGACAGGCCCTCGGAACCGCCCCGAGAACGCCAGTGGGGGGCCCGGGTCATCGCGCCGGCCGACGAGGAGGCCGAAGGGACCTGGGTGGGCTACAACGAACACGGCGTCCTGGCGGCGATAACGAACCGCTGGGTCGACGCCGACCTGGCCGCCGAGCGCTCGCGGGGCCTGCTCGTCCGGGATGCGTTCGGCCACCAGAACGCGGAATCGGCGGCGCAAGCGGTCGAACAGGCGGTCCGAGAGGCCGAGTACGATGGGTTCAACCTCCTGCTCGTCGACGAAGACGCCGCCGTCCTGCTGGAGTGGGACGGACAGCTGGCCGTCCGGACCCTCGAACCTGGCGTCCACGTCGTCGTCAACGTCGGCGCGGACGGCGACTACCGGATTCCTGGCCACCGACCGGAGGTGGGGGAGCGACAGGCTGCCAACGCAGACCGACTGAGAGACCACCTCCAGGTCGAGCCGGGGGAGGACGCCGAGACGTGGCTCGACCGCGCCGCCGACGCTATCGGGGACCACGACTTCGGTGTCTGCGTCCACGGCGACGGCTTCGGGACGCGGTCGTCGTCGCTCGTGACGCTTGGAGCGGACCGAACGTACCGGTTCGCCGACGGCCCGCCCTGCGAGACGCCGTATCGGCCGGTCGAAAGTCACATTTAA
- a CDS encoding NADPH:quinone reductase has protein sequence MRAVRIHEYGDESVLRIDDVERPTPGPEAVLLAVDTAAVNPFDTYVREGYVPPEDGGLPHVLGGDAAGVVESVGDDVTAFETGERAFVTGLGLDRPGTYAEYVAVPEQRLAHLPESISFETGAAAAEPVTTSMQALERGGMDAGDVVLVQGAAGGVGHAAVQVASHEGGFVVGTCSPDSSDAVRAFGADAVVDYSDEDLASAISDATGGRPVDVVVETHAAANVTADVESLATGGTIVVLGEDDDITVSSPTAGTAKGKQASFEFCSHMRATAHHSEGLTRTARLLQRNEVDVAVDATFPLAEAGAAQRHCMSSGGIGKTLLDVSG, from the coding sequence ATGCGAGCTGTCAGAATCCACGAGTACGGCGACGAGAGCGTCCTCCGGATTGACGACGTCGAGCGACCGACACCGGGACCGGAGGCGGTGTTACTGGCGGTCGACACCGCGGCCGTCAACCCATTTGATACGTACGTTCGAGAGGGATACGTTCCGCCCGAGGACGGCGGACTCCCGCACGTACTCGGCGGTGACGCCGCGGGCGTCGTCGAATCAGTTGGCGACGACGTGACAGCGTTCGAGACCGGTGAGCGGGCCTTTGTCACCGGTCTCGGACTGGACCGGCCAGGCACCTACGCGGAGTACGTCGCCGTACCCGAGCAGCGACTGGCCCACCTGCCCGAGTCGATTTCGTTCGAGACCGGTGCCGCGGCAGCAGAACCGGTGACCACGAGCATGCAGGCCCTCGAACGAGGGGGGATGGACGCCGGCGACGTCGTCCTCGTCCAGGGTGCAGCAGGCGGTGTCGGCCACGCGGCCGTTCAGGTCGCCAGCCACGAGGGTGGGTTCGTCGTCGGGACCTGCAGTCCCGACTCGAGTGACGCAGTTCGGGCCTTCGGTGCCGACGCGGTGGTCGATTACAGCGACGAAGACCTCGCGAGCGCCATCAGTGACGCGACGGGCGGGCGGCCGGTCGACGTCGTCGTCGAGACCCACGCCGCTGCGAACGTCACAGCCGACGTCGAGTCGCTAGCGACCGGCGGGACCATCGTCGTTCTGGGTGAGGACGACGACATCACCGTGTCGAGTCCGACCGCCGGGACTGCAAAGGGAAAGCAAGCGAGCTTCGAGTTCTGCTCTCACATGCGGGCGACGGCCCACCACTCGGAGGGGCTCACGAGGACGGCGCGGTTGCTACAGCGCAACGAGGTGGACGTGGCCGTCGACGCGACGTTTCCGCTCGCGGAGGCTGGCGCCGCACAGCGACACTGCATGTCGTCGGGGGGCATCGGGAAGACGCTCCTCGACGTGTCCGGGTGA